A segment of the Posidoniimonas polymericola genome:
CGACCGCCACCCAGACAGTGACCTGGAAGATCTCGCTGCGGTCGGCTGGGAAGATGGCGGGGTCCTGGTAATCTTCCACCATGAACGTGCTGGCCTGGTGCCACTGGATGGCGGGGGCCCCGGGGCCCTTGTAGAAGATCTGCGAACGCCAGCAGTTGAGGTCGGCTCCCAGGATCTGGGCGACCCGCTCGGTGATCGCCGGGCTCTTCATGTAGTTCCACAGCCGCGGCATCTCGAAGTGCCGGTCGCGGGGGGTCACGAAGTTGTAGGTCTTGCTGGTGCGGCCCTCGATCGCCAGCAGGTCGGCCTTGAAGTCGAGCATCTGCTCGCGGCTGAACGCGTCGAACGGGCCGGCGAAGCCGTTGGTGTAGAAGCCCTTGAGCTGCTCCTGGCTCATCCGGTACTCGGGCGCGACTTCGGCCTTCGGAGCGATCTTCTCCGGCATCTTGAAGTAGCAGGGCTGGTCGATGTACGCGCTGGTCAGGCCGCTGCCGATCAGCTCGCGGAACATCTCGTAGTCCCAGTTGTTGACGATCGCCTTTATGTCGCGGGGCAGGATGTTCCGCGGCAGGCCGAGGGCCTTGTACCCCATCAGGCCGCCCAGACCGGCGCAAAGGGGCAACCGCTGCCAAAGAGGACGGACTTTGGGGTGCATGTTCATGGCAACGCTCCTGCGACTCACAAGGGGAGGGTGGGTCTTTGTACGGTCGGAACGCCAGCGGCACACTGGCAGGTTATTCCGGTTAGAGAGAGTTATCGGAATCTGCAGGCGGGGAGATTAGCAGCCCTCGACAAACCCGAGAATGAAACTCGGTGCGAGCTCCGCTATCGCCGCAGGCGCCCTGCCAGGGCAGTGGCGGTCAATTCAGCAACTGCCGGCAAAAACCACAGTCAGCCAGCAATCGGGCGTCGGCCACTGCGTGAAACCGCCTCTGAAAGCTGCTACAGTAAAACCTTCCGCCAGCCAAAGGTACCCATGAAGAACGCCCTCATCGCCCTCGCACTTGTCGCTGCGCTGCCGCTAGCACGGCTCAACGCCGCCGAGTGGTCGCCCCCCGAAAAGGCCAATCCGGGCGCCATCCTCAACGAGGCTCAGCGCGACGCCCGGGCGGGCCGGCACGCGGAGGCGCTCCAAAAGCACGTCTGGTACCACGAAAACGCGCTCGCCATCGAACCCGCGCAGTACGGCGTGCGGCTGTCGTTTGCACTGGGTTACTGGAAGGACCTGGCCGATGACTACCCTCCCGCGCTGGCGGAACTCAAGAAGCAGCGCGACACCGCCGGGCAGCGGGTTTTGGCGGGCAAGGAAGCCCGTGAATCGTTTCACGACTTCCAGTCGCTCAACGAGGTGCTAGAACAGGACGCCAAGACGGTCGAGCTGTTCGAAACGCTCGACAAGGAGCATCCCAAGACGGCCCGCGAGGTGTACGACATCGCCAAGGATGCGCTGCTCCCCGCCAAGAAGTATGAGCTAGCCGCCCGCTACGCGGAGCCGGCGAAAGAGATCAAGAGTATCCTCAGGGACTATCAATGGAATCTCGACTACGCCGCCTCCGAAGATAAGGAGTTCGCCGAGTCGCACCTTGAGTACGCCCACGACTCGCTGACGCACAACGCCGCCAGCCTGATCGCGTTGATGGCCGTTACGGACCAGCCCGAGGTCGCCAAGAAGCTGGCCGCCCAAGCCAAGCAGGCGTGGGACAACGAGGCCTTTCACCAGACAATTGACGGCGCGGTGGAAGGGAAGTTCCCCAAGGCTTGGCCGTGAGAGGAACGGTTTCGCGAGGAGAATGCGTCCTCCAGCAGAACGCGGTGTGAGGACGCGGCTCAGAGCCCTGGCGCGTCGTCGCAGGCATCAGCAAACGCAGCTACGAGCTCTGACGCCGAGGCCGGCCGATCGAATGGCTCTCGGCACGCCCCCTCGGGCATTGCCGACAGCTAGCTCCCCTACGAGCCGAGTTGAGAAGTTAGATGCGAGCCCCAGCCTGGCGTCCGCCGGACGAACCTGACCTACAGTCAATCCTCTTCGAGGCGGAGCGCGACAGGTACGCATCACGCGTCGAACTCGCGCTCCAAAAGGTCGTCTGGTGCTACGAGAATGCCACGCGGCTCGGCCCCAACTGTCACGGCTTCATGGTGCTGAAACAATGGTTCGATTTGACCAGATTCCTTCCGGCCGCGTTGGAAGCATTCTTGCAGGCTCGCGAGCGAACCCGAGAGAGGGTGCTGGCCGACGACGACTGCTGGCGACAATTCCACGAATACCGCGCGTTCAACCGTTACCTCAAAGCCGACAGCGACACCATCGACCTGTTCCTCCAGCTCCACGCAGAATCAAAGCCGATCGCGTCGCGGGTCTACTACCTCGCCAAAGACCTGCTTGTTGGATCTCAGCGCTACGAGCTCTGCGCGCACTATTCCTACCCGGCCGAAGAACTGCGGCTGGTCCTGGAGTCATTTCGGTGGGATCGCGAAGAACTAGCTGGCAATATCGCTGTGTTCTCAGTCACCGACGAGCTCCGCTGGGAGTTTGCGCGGAAGAGGCTAACGCGCGACGCGGCCAGCCTCATCGCCCTGATGGCCGTCACCAACCAGCCGCAGCAAGCCAAGAAACTCGCCGCCCAGGCCAAGGAGGCTTGGGACGACGAGGTCTATCATCAGACGATCGACAACGCGATCGCGGGGGAATTCCCCAAGCCGTTGCGTTGATCGCCCCTCTAGAGCGAGGCCCCAACCTCCCGTGCCTGCTGCTCGGCCTTCGCCCTGGCGGCCTTGACGGTCTCCGGGTCGGCCGCGGTCGCCGCGACGTTGACGACTTTAACGTCGGTGATGCCGACAAAGTTCAGCCAGCGGTCGAAGTAGGATCGTTGGTGGTCCATCGCCGTCATTGGCTCCGAGCTGTAGTCGCCGCCGCTGGCGTAAACCACCGCGGTGGGCCGGCCGCCGAGCTGCCCCTCGTAGCCCCCCTCGGGCAAGATCTTGAACGCCATGCCCGACTGCGACACCACGTCGATAAAGTGCTTCAGCTTGTAGGGGACGCCGAAGTTCCACATCGGCAGGCTGAACACGTACTTGTCGGCCGCCGCGAAGCGGTCGAACACCTGCTCGAGCCGGTCGTAGGCGGCCTGCTGGTCGGCTGTCAGCGGCTGGCCTCGCTTGGCGGCGTAGCTGGCGTTGATCGCGGCGTCGTCGAACTCGGGCAGCGGCGTGGACCACAGGTCCCAGGTCTCGACCTCGTCGTTTGGGTTCGCCTCTCGATAGGCATCGATTAACGCGCGGGCGACACTAAGCGAGTGAGAGCGTTCTTTGCGAGGCGAGGCCTCGATGTGCAGGAGCTTGGCCATGATCGTGCTTAGGGATTAAGGAATCGGAAGCTTGTAAATTTGGGTGGACGGCAACCGCTCAGTCCCCCCCCGGCGACGTTCGCCGCGAGTCTAGGCTCAAGGGACCGGAGCCGTTGGCAATCAGAAACAACATCGTGCCCATCAGCGACAGGTTCTTCAGGAACTGGATCATCTGGTCTTGCTTGGCCTGCGGGTCGTCCATGGTCCAGAAGTCGTGGAAGAAGTAGGTCGCTAGAATCAGGAACACAAGCAACAGTCCCGCCCCGAGTCGGGCCCTGTAGCCGACAATGATCGACAGCGAACCGGCGATCAAGAAGACAATCGCCCCGAACAGCATGACTTGCGGCGCGGGCACGCCCTCGGACGCCATGTAGCCCGCGACGTTATTGAACTGTGGAATCTTGTTGCCGACGGCGCTCATCAAGAAGATCACCGCGATCATCGCGCGGCCAACAACGGTCAGGACTGCATTGGCAGACATCGCAAACTCCAACTGGTTACGGGTTTAGTTCAGGTCGAACAGCATCACCTCGGCGCCGTCGGCTGAGATGATGCGCATCTGCTCGACGTCGCTCACCGCGGCGCCGTCGCCGGCGGACAGGTTATTGCCGTCTACGGCCGCCGACCCACGCAGCACCTGCAGCCAGGCGTGCCGGTTCGGGAGGAGCGGGTGCTCGATCGCGCCGCCGGCGGTCAGGTCGGCGAGGTACAGCCGCGCGTCCTGCTGCACCCGCAGCGCGCCCTCATCGGCGTCGGGCCCGGCGACCAGCTGCAGCCGGTCTCGCCGCCCGGCGGGGTCAAACAGCCGCTGCTCGTAGCTCGGCGTGAGGCCCTTCTCGCGTGGCAGCAGCCAGATCTGGTACAGGTGCGTCGGCTCACTCGAGGAAGGGTTGAACTCGCTGTGCAGCAGGCCCGAGCCCGCTGTCATCCGCTGCAGCTCGCCCGCCCGGATGACCTCGCCGTTGCCCATCGAGTCCTCGTGCCGGAGCTCGCCCGACAGCACGTAGGTGACGATCTCCATGTCGCGGTGCGGGTGCATGCCGAAGCCTTGCCCGGCGGCGACGCGGTCCTCGTTCATCACCCGCAGCGTGCGAAAGCGGGTGTGGTCGGGGTCGTAGTAGTCGCCGAAGGAGAAGGTGTGGTACGTATCGAGCCAGCCGTGGTCGAGGTGGCCCCGCTCATTGGCTTTTCTGATCTGGATCATTTCTTCCGAACTCCCTCGATTCGCCGCAGAGCCCTGGTTGAAGTGCCGCGGCCAACTACTTAACCAATCAACTATTTACTGAAAAACAGAACCCACTCAAAAAAACAGAACACCCTACGGAGCGCCGCTTGGTGCGTCGCCGGTCAGCGCGGACGACTGCCGGCACTTCTCTAGCAGCGCGATCAACTGCTTCTGCTCGGTATTGCTTAGGGGGGACATCGCACACTTGTGCAGCGCCAACAGCGGTTTGTCGAGCCGGCCGAGCACCGCCAGCCCCGGCTTGGTAATCTCGACATACACCACGCGGCCGTCCTGCTCGCACCGCCGCCGCTTGACCATGCCCTGGTCTTCGAGCCGGTTGATCAGGCCGGTGATCGCCGGCGCGACGCACAGCAACCGGCTGGCGATCTCTAGCGACGGCAGCGGGGCGCCCTCGCCGCGGAGGATCCGCAGCACGTTGTACTGCGAGCTCGTCAGGCCGAACTCGCGGAACAGCCGCCCGAAGCGGTTCTCCAGCTGGTCCGCTGTCCGCACCAACGACAGCGTCGCCTCCTGCTCGATCGAGTCGAACGGGTCGCGTTTCTTCAGTTCTTGCCGCAGGCGGTCGGGCATGGGGGGACAATTCACGAACAGAACATGCTGGGCAGCCAGTCTTATCGGCCGCCATTTAGTTTACACATAAACTATTTACGCGGCAAGCCCACAGAAGGTTCTTTCCGGAGAAATGACTCTCTGCGGCATTGGTCATCCGCTAGAATGCTGCTGCCTCGTGCCACCAGATGGAGTGCTAGCGATGCTCGATTACTTCGCCCTGTTGATCCTTATAGTCCTGGTTGCGACTGCGATCGCCGTCGTGCTGACGCTCGGCTACTTGCCGGGGCAGATCGCCCGCGGGCGCAACCACCCGCAGGCCGAGGCGGTGGGCGTCTGTGGCTGGCTGGGGCTGCTGACCGCCGGCGTGCTGCTGCCGGCGGCGTACGTGTGGGCGTTCTGGCGGTACCCGTCGACGCCGGCTCACCAGGCCACGACCGGCGAGGGCCAAGAGCAATGATCATCTTCCTCACGCTGCTGTATATCGGTCTGCTCTTCGCGCTGAAGGCAGCCGGCATTATCCGGCTGAACCTGGCCTGGAAGCTGTCGCCGATCGCCTGGTTTTTGCTGCTGAACGTGACGCTATTTGTGCCGCTGCAGTGGGGAGCTCCCGCCGGACCGGTTGGCGTGTTCCGCAACGTGATCGAGATCGTGCCCGCCGTGTCGGGACAGGTGACCGAGGTGCCCGTGACACCGCTCACCGAGGTCGAGGAGGGCGACCCCCTGTTCCAGATCGACCCCGAGCCATTCCGCGACGACGTCCGCCGACTGACCGCCGCGCTCGACGAGGCCCGCCAGCAGCCCAAGCTGCTGCAGGCGTCGGTAGAAATAGCCGAGGCCGCGGTCGCACGGTCCGAGGCCGAGCGTGACCAGGCCAGCGCTAAGCTCGGCCGCAGCAAGCGGCTGGTCGGGAGCGGCGCGGTGACCCAAGAAGAGTACGAGGCCGACCTCCGCTCGGCTGTGGTCGCCGATCGGGCAGTGAAGGAGGCGGCCGCGCGGCTCAACCAGGCGCAGGTTCAGTTCGACTCGGTCACCGCCGAGGGCGAGAACACCGCGGTCGCCCAGGCGACCCAGGCCCTCGCCCGCGCGCAGTACGACCTCGATCACGCCACGGTCCGGGCGCCAACCAAGGGCGTCGTGCAGCAGCTTGCCCTCAGCCCTGGCACGCGGGTGGCGGCGATGCCGATGCGGGGCTCGCTGCTGTTTGTCGAGACCGACCGCACGCGGATCGCGGTGGCGATCCAGCAGAACCAGCTCCGCTACGTCCGCGCCGACCAGCCGGCCGAGGTCGTCCTGAAGTTCCGCCCGGGCCGCACCTTCGCCGCCAAGGTTGTGGGAGTCGCGGCAGTCACCTCGGGCGGGCAGGTGCGCACCTCGGGCGTGGTGGAAGACATCACCGCCAAACAGCAACGCGCCGAGCCCTACCAGGTGGTGCTCGAACTGACCGACCCGAGCGTCGACGCCAACACGCTGCCGGGCGGCGCAGTCGGCGTCGCGGCGATCTACACCGACCACGTCACCTTCGCCCACGTGATCCGAAAGGTGATGCTGCGGATGACGGCCTGGACGAACTACCTGTGGTAACTGAAGCGGTGCGGTGGCGTCGCTAAACGACAAACAAACGGCTTCACGGAAGGTCAGGCAAGGATGTCCGGATGGATCTCTCGCAGCGTAAACATTTGCAAATCCAGGGCGCCGCTCGCCCGCCTCGTACCCGTTGCCATCTGCGCTGTCGGCTTTGGGCTATGCCTGGCGCCCCAGCGGCTGCCGGCCGAGGAGCCTAGGCAGGCCGGTAGGCGCGATACGGGCACTTCGCTCCAGGCGGCCACTTCGCTCCAGGAAGTCGCCGAGCGGCTGACGCAGATCGCCGACGCCGCCGCCAAGCGGGAACGCCAGTTCGCGAACCTCCACGTGAAGGCCCACATCGAGCCGCGCGGCGAGCGGTACGACATGGCCGTGCAGAACGGCCGGGGCCGGCTCGACCTGCACTTCACCAAGAGGCCGTCGGCGGGGACCACGACCTACTGGCTCGACGACGGCGTCGCCTTCTACAGCTCGAGCCGCAACACGCTCGTCATCGACCCGCCGCTAGCGCAGCGGGAGCGGATGCCGGCGTGGCTCTCCAGCCGGCTGGCATTGTTCTTCGGGGTTGCTTGGAACGGAGAGGTGCTGACGGTCAGCCAGTTCTGCCGCGAGCTCGCAAGCACGATCCGTGGCAACGAAATCGACACTGAACACTGGACTACTCGGGTGGTCGAAGGAAGTCCGCTTCGGATTGTTGTCGAAGGGAAAATGACCGAACCTCCGCACAACGCGTTCACCGAAGTTACGCTCGACCCAGCCAGGGGCTTCCTCATGACCGACTTCATCGAGCGGCAATCGGGCGGTCGAACGCCAAGAGACTACGTGAGCCACCGGCGCATCACCAGCGAGTACTCCGAACTTGCCCCGGGTGTATTCTTCCTCTCGCGCGGCGTCTGGACCCAGCGCGAAGCGGGAACGCTCGCCGAAGTGGACAACCGAGCCGAGGATTCTAAGGCAGAACTCACGATCGACTCCGTCGAGTACGGCGACTTCGAGCTGCCCGCCAACTACTTCGACGCACACCACTGGCCCGGCATCCGCAAGGGGTTGCAGGTTATCGACCACCGGACGAAGCCGTCGCTCCGCTTCGAGTACGGCGACAGCCCGTACGACCCGATGGTGTTGGACTGATGCGATGACTACCGATCGACGCCGGGCGCCACGCCTACGTAGGCATGCGAATTAGGTTCTGGGCGGGCTTCTCGCCGCAGCTGGTTTCCGTTTGCATTGCGACAACCAGTATCGGCATCGCACCCTGCTCTTTGTTTGCTTTGTTTCCTCCTGTTCTCATACGACTTTGGGAACAAGAGTCAGCACAGGTAACGAATCCTATCGATCCGGTTTCTCGCCAGTTTCTGGTAGAAAAATGCCTCCCAGCGCGGTCCAATAAGGGCATTACCGGGGGTTCTCTGCCGCCTCTGAAGAGGGGGCTCGGGGAACGTCCGTGCGGCGTGTGGTTCGTGTCTGGCGCCGACGCGGCGTCCGAGTTTTGTCCCTGCGGCGCGCAAAAAGGGACGAAATTCGGCGGTCGACGCGGAGGGGCAGCGCGGCAACGACAACCAAGAAAACGACTTAGGGCGACCGGCGCCCGAAATGGCCCCCGACTTTTGTCCTTATAAATCAATGCCGTAATTGCGGACAAAACTCAGCCAGGACAAGAGTCGCTCGCCTCGCGCGGAGTGAATTAGTGAGCGGTATGGCGAAGGAATCAGTCCAGGCATCGGCCCGCGAATCAGCACTGCAGCGGAGCCGCACGATGCGGGCGGTCAAGAGCCGCGACACGAGGCCCGAGCTGCTGGTCGCGCGGCTGCTGCGCGGGGCGCGGGTCCGTTACCGGCGGGATGTGGCGCGGCTGCCCGGGCGGCCAGACTTCTTGCTGGTTGAGGCCGACATCGCATTGTTTGTGCACGGCTGCTTCTGGCACGGGCACGACTGCCCCCGCGGCGCCCGGGCGCCGAAGAACAACCGTGATTACTGGCTGGCGAAGATCGCCCGCAACCGCCGCCGCGACCGGCGGGTCGCCCGGGAGCTGCGTGAGGCGGGCTACGCGGTCTGGACGCTGTGGGAATGCGGGCTGAAGCCAATAGAAAAGTCCGGAGAATTGCCGACCCGGCTGCTGAACGAGGTCCGCCGGCGAGGCGGTTGATCGGCGTCTGAGGAAACAGGATAATCGCCGTTCCCTACTCCCCAAATCGAGTGCAACGGAATGCCTACCCGAGCCGCCGCGAAGCAACCCGCCGCCAGCAAGCAGCGGGCGTTGTTCGACGCCACGCCGTGCCCGCCGCCGCGGGAGGGTCGGACGGTGCTGGAGTTCTTTGCCGGCGTCGGGCTGGCGCGGATGGGTTTCGAGCGGGCGGGGTGGGAGGTGGTGCTGGCCAACGACCTAGCGGCCGACAAGAAGCAGCTGTACGAGGGGCACTTCGGCCCCTCGCCGCACTACCTGCTAGAAGACATCCACGAGCTGGCCGAGAGGCCCGACACGATTCCCTCGGCGACGCTGGCCCACGCGTCGTTCCCGTGCACCGACTTGTCGCTGGCGGGCGCGCGGCGGGGCATCAACCAGGGCGAGTCGTCCGCGTTCTGGGGTTTCATGCGGCTGCTGGAGAACCTGGGCGAGCGGAAGCCGCCGCTGCTGCTGATCGAGAACGTCACGGGGCTGCTGACCTCGCACAACGGCGACGACTACCGCTCGCTGCTCACGGCGATGACCGCCCAGGGCTACGCGGTCGACTCGGTGGTGCTGGACGCGGCGTGCTTTGTGCCGCAGAGCCGGCCGCGGCTGTTTGTGCTCGGTGTGCAGTCGAGCGAAGGGGAGGGCAGGGCAGAGGGTGCACTGGACCTGGAGACGCTGCAGCCGTCGGCGCTGCGGCCGAAGCAGCTAATCGCGGCGATGCAATCGGCGGCCGACGCGCGGTGGTCGATTGCGGCGTTGCCCGAGCCGCCGGAGCGGGGGCAGGTGAAGCTCGACGAGATCCTCGACCACCCGGCGGACGACTCGCCGGAGTGGTGGTCGCGGGAGCGGGCGGACTATTTATTGAACCAGATGAGCGAGCGGCACCGGGCGACCGCCGACAAGATGATCGCCGGCAAGCGGTGGAGCTACGGCACCGTGTTTCGCCGGGTCCGCAACAAGAAGAGCATGGCCGAGCTGCGGACCGACGGCATCGCCGGCTGCCTGCGAACGCCCAAGGGGGGCAGCGGGCGGCAGATCCTGTTCCAGGCCGGCCACGGCGAGCACCGGGTGCGGCTGCTGAACGCCGACGAGTGCGCCCGGCTGATGGGCGCGGACGGCTACAACGTCACGACGCGGCTGAACCAGGCGTTGTTTGGCTTCGGCGACGCGGTGTGCGTCGACGTGGTGGCGTGGCTGGCCGAGCACTGGCTCGAGCCGCACGCGGCTGCGCCGGCTGCCCAGAGCGATTGACTACGTGTGCTTGATCACCGGGATCCGCAGAACGACCAGAGCGCCGATGGCGGCCATTGCCAGAATGCCCACCTTGGCCGCGGCCGGCAGCCCGCCCAACCAGAGCGAAGCGGCAAGGACCAACGCCATCGTGGCGAGCGCGGTCGGCTTGACGCCGGGCCGCACCGCGCGGTGGGCGTGCCAGTCCTTCAGGAACGGCCCGAACACGCGGGAGTTGATCAGCCGCTGGTGCAGCGTGCGGGAGGTCCGCAGCAGGCAGTAGCTGGTGATCAAGAGCAGCGGTGTGGTTGGCAGACCAGGCACCACAACGCCGATCGCGGCCAGCGCAAAGGAGGCCGCGGCGCCGAACAACAGCAGGGCCCGCTTCAGGCCGGTCGCCTGGGACGGCGCCCGGACATAGCTGGTGGCGCCGAGCGCGACGTCGGTCCAGGTGACCACATCGTCGACCTGGCGGAGGGTGGCGGCGGCCCGTTTGAGCGCAGTGGTCTGGTTGTTGGCGAGCAGCGCAACCTCGCCCAGGATCCGGCTGGCCGACGCGCCGCTGCGGAGGCAGACCTTGGCCTGCGACTGCTGGGCGTCGTACACCACCGAGCGGACATCGGCCGAACGCAGCAGCCGCCTGGCCACAATGCCGGCGGCGTCGACGTCCTTGCAGCGGACCCGGATCGCGTCCTCGGTGACACAAAAGTCGGGGACCGCGGGGATGCCGAAGGTGAGGGTCACGCTGGGCTGGCGGGAGGACATGCGGGCTGCCTTGGGGGAGTCGCTCTGGCGGCGGCCCCGCCTCGGGACCGCAACGTAAAGAGGTAGCTTCCCGCGGCAGCGCTACGGCGGCGGGGCGGTGGCCACCGTGGAATCCCCGCGGCATTACCGGCGGGGCGTGCGGGTCGTGCCGGTGGTGCGGGAGAGGGTGGAGGCTCGCCAGCCCTACTCGGGGTCCGTCACAGATCCCTACTCGCCGTCCGCCACAGGGACCGTCGTTGGCGCGGCGGGTCCGCCAAGCCCGGGCGAGTCGGCGTCGGGCTCTCGGTGCTCGGCTAGGTGCAGGCTGAGGTCCAGCAGCGTCTTGCCGACAACCAGGATTACCAGCAGCAGGATCGGGCTGTTCAGCATCAGCGTAACGAACGCGCCGAGGACGATCGCCATATGGAGGACCACTATCCGCGGGTACGGCTTGGCCATCAGCTCGGGAAGGATGGTGCGGCGGTACTCGCCGCCTGCCAGGTAGTTGCGGAAGAACGACACCAGGTGGCTGGCGGCCAGGGCCGCGGCGGCCACCAAGAGGCCG
Coding sequences within it:
- a CDS encoding FMN-dependent NADH-azoreductase, with product MAKLLHIEASPRKERSHSLSVARALIDAYREANPNDEVETWDLWSTPLPEFDDAAINASYAAKRGQPLTADQQAAYDRLEQVFDRFAAADKYVFSLPMWNFGVPYKLKHFIDVVSQSGMAFKILPEGGYEGQLGGRPTAVVYASGGDYSSEPMTAMDHQRSYFDRWLNFVGITDVKVVNVAATAADPETVKAARAKAEQQAREVGASL
- a CDS encoding DUF3302 domain-containing protein — its product is MLDYFALLILIVLVATAIAVVLTLGYLPGQIARGRNHPQAEAVGVCGWLGLLTAGVLLPAAYVWAFWRYPSTPAHQATTGEGQEQ
- a CDS encoding phytanoyl-CoA dioxygenase family protein produces the protein MNMHPKVRPLWQRLPLCAGLGGLMGYKALGLPRNILPRDIKAIVNNWDYEMFRELIGSGLTSAYIDQPCYFKMPEKIAPKAEVAPEYRMSQEQLKGFYTNGFAGPFDAFSREQMLDFKADLLAIEGRTSKTYNFVTPRDRHFEMPRLWNYMKSPAITERVAQILGADLNCWRSQIFYKGPGAPAIQWHQASTFMVEDYQDPAIFPADRSEIFQVTVWVAVDESTHENGALRFAKGTHDRVRKIKFGGKEGFYNASYDLDFSEDETECVEVPCKPGQFIIFTERCIHGSAPNTTNRHRLAFNLRVTPTNVAVYPGKKYYRSVYNGGKYHLDKWGVCLLRGEDRCHLSRTIPAEALERGEFSRVLAPAA
- a CDS encoding very short patch repair endonuclease; translated protein: MAKESVQASARESALQRSRTMRAVKSRDTRPELLVARLLRGARVRYRRDVARLPGRPDFLLVEADIALFVHGCFWHGHDCPRGARAPKNNRDYWLAKIARNRRRDRRVARELREAGYAVWTLWECGLKPIEKSGELPTRLLNEVRRRGG
- a CDS encoding YbaN family protein is translated as MSSRQPSVTLTFGIPAVPDFCVTEDAIRVRCKDVDAAGIVARRLLRSADVRSVVYDAQQSQAKVCLRSGASASRILGEVALLANNQTTALKRAAATLRQVDDVVTWTDVALGATSYVRAPSQATGLKRALLLFGAAASFALAAIGVVVPGLPTTPLLLITSYCLLRTSRTLHQRLINSRVFGPFLKDWHAHRAVRPGVKPTALATMALVLAASLWLGGLPAAAKVGILAMAAIGALVVLRIPVIKHT
- a CDS encoding HlyD family secretion protein; this translates as MIIFLTLLYIGLLFALKAAGIIRLNLAWKLSPIAWFLLLNVTLFVPLQWGAPAGPVGVFRNVIEIVPAVSGQVTEVPVTPLTEVEEGDPLFQIDPEPFRDDVRRLTAALDEARQQPKLLQASVEIAEAAVARSEAERDQASAKLGRSKRLVGSGAVTQEEYEADLRSAVVADRAVKEAAARLNQAQVQFDSVTAEGENTAVAQATQALARAQYDLDHATVRAPTKGVVQQLALSPGTRVAAMPMRGSLLFVETDRTRIAVAIQQNQLRYVRADQPAEVVLKFRPGRTFAAKVVGVAAVTSGGQVRTSGVVEDITAKQQRAEPYQVVLELTDPSVDANTLPGGAVGVAAIYTDHVTFAHVIRKVMLRMTAWTNYLW
- a CDS encoding DoxX family protein, which gives rise to MSANAVLTVVGRAMIAVIFLMSAVGNKIPQFNNVAGYMASEGVPAPQVMLFGAIVFLIAGSLSIIVGYRARLGAGLLLVFLILATYFFHDFWTMDDPQAKQDQMIQFLKNLSLMGTMLFLIANGSGPLSLDSRRTSPGGD
- a CDS encoding MarR family winged helix-turn-helix transcriptional regulator, coding for MPDRLRQELKKRDPFDSIEQEATLSLVRTADQLENRFGRLFREFGLTSSQYNVLRILRGEGAPLPSLEIASRLLCVAPAITGLINRLEDQGMVKRRRCEQDGRVVYVEITKPGLAVLGRLDKPLLALHKCAMSPLSNTEQKQLIALLEKCRQSSALTGDAPSGAP
- a CDS encoding DNA cytosine methyltransferase, with protein sequence MPTRAAAKQPAASKQRALFDATPCPPPREGRTVLEFFAGVGLARMGFERAGWEVVLANDLAADKKQLYEGHFGPSPHYLLEDIHELAERPDTIPSATLAHASFPCTDLSLAGARRGINQGESSAFWGFMRLLENLGERKPPLLLIENVTGLLTSHNGDDYRSLLTAMTAQGYAVDSVVLDAACFVPQSRPRLFVLGVQSSEGEGRAEGALDLETLQPSALRPKQLIAAMQSAADARWSIAALPEPPERGQVKLDEILDHPADDSPEWWSRERADYLLNQMSERHRATADKMIAGKRWSYGTVFRRVRNKKSMAELRTDGIAGCLRTPKGGSGRQILFQAGHGEHRVRLLNADECARLMGADGYNVTTRLNQALFGFGDAVCVDVVAWLAEHWLEPHAAAPAAQSD
- a CDS encoding pirin family protein is translated as MIQIRKANERGHLDHGWLDTYHTFSFGDYYDPDHTRFRTLRVMNEDRVAAGQGFGMHPHRDMEIVTYVLSGELRHEDSMGNGEVIRAGELQRMTAGSGLLHSEFNPSSSEPTHLYQIWLLPREKGLTPSYEQRLFDPAGRRDRLQLVAGPDADEGALRVQQDARLYLADLTAGGAIEHPLLPNRHAWLQVLRGSAAVDGNNLSAGDGAAVSDVEQMRIISADGAEVMLFDLN